A window of Kribbella sp. NBC_00382 genomic DNA:
CCACTCGATGTCGTCTTCGAGGTGGAGTTCGCGCGGGCGGGTCGCGGAGTACCAGCTGCGGAGCAGGTACTGCGCATCCCGTACTGCGAAAGCCGAGTAGCGCGAGCGCATGAGCTGCTCGGCGGTGGCTGCTTGCCTGCGGCCGTCGTGGATACCGCCGCAGCAATCGGCGTACACGGCATCGAGGCCGCAGGGGCAGGCGGTGCGTTTGACCATCCGGCGATTGTGTCAGTCGTCCAGGCTGCCCATCGTCAGGTTGACGGTCGTGCCGGTCAGGCCGCTCGCCTTGTCGGAGGCGATGAAGGCCGCCAGGCTGGCCATCTCTTCCAGCGTCATCAGCCGTCGTGGGTGGGTCCGGGCGGCGAGCAGGTCGAGCCATTGGTCCCAGGTCAGGCCGGTTGCCTTGGCCCGGGGTTTGAAGGCGTCCTTGATCGTGCGGGTCTCGGGCATGCCCTGCGGTCGGAGGCCGACCACGCGCACGCCGTACTGCGCCAGCTCGGCGGACAGGTCTCGGGTGAGCGCCTCCTTGGCGGCCATCGCCGGGCCGTACCCGCCGACCAGGGGGAGACCAGTGCGCGAGTGGAGTGCGGTGACGGTCATGATCACCCCTGACTCCTGCGCGACCATCCGCCGGGCCGCCAGGCGGGCGGTCAGGAAGTACGACAGCCCGTACTCCGTAAGCGGCTGGCTGAAGTGCTCGGCCGCCAGCTCCGTCAGCGGGACACCGACGATCGTCGCGTTCGGGAAGCCGACCGCGTTGAAGGAGATGTCGACCCGGCCGGCCTTCGCCACGACCGAGTCCAGATGGCTGTCGATCGCCCGCTCGTCGAGCGCATCGACCTCTGCTGCCTCGGCGCCCTCGAGGTCCTTGGCAACCGCCTGGACGGACGCGAGCCGGCGGCCGGTGAGGAACACCCTGGCCCCTTCGAGCGCGAACGCCCGGGCCACCGCCCCACCGATCCCGCCGCCGGCCCCATAAACCACTGCAACCTTGTCTTTGAGCATCATGGCCATACAGACACCGCGACCCGGCGAAACCGGGCGCCCAGTTCCAGTCGCGGCCGGTGTCCATACAGTGGTGAAGGTGACGCAGGAGCTGATCGGCAGAGCGCGAGCCGGGGACGGTACGGCGTTCCGCGAGCTCACCGAGCCGTACCGCCGGGAGCTGCAGGTCCATTGCTACCGGATGCTCGGCTCGCTCCAAGATGCCGAGGACGCCCTCCAGGACACGCTGCTCGCCGCCTGGCGCGGCCTCGACAGGTACGAGGGTCGCGCCTCCCTCCGGACCTGGCTCTACCGGATCGCCACCAACCGCTGTCTCAACGCGCGACGCTCAGCGAGCCGTCGCCCGGCCGAGGAGTGGAACATGCCGTCCGTCGAGCCGCCGGCGCCGACCCGGTACGGCGAAGTTGCCTGGCTCGAGCCGTTCCCGGACGCCTTGCTCGATGGAGTGGTTGCCCCTGGCCCGGAGTCGAGCTTCGAGCAGGGCGAGGCGATTTCGCTGGCGTTCGTCGCCGCAGTACAGGCGCTGCCTCCGCGTCAGGTCGCAGTACTGATCCTGCGGGACGTACTGGGCTTCCGGGCGAGCGAGGTGGCCGGGATGCTCGATACGACGGTCGAGTCGGTCAACAGCGCGCTCAAGCGGGCCCGCTCCGGCCTCCGGCAGCGGCTCCCCGAGCGTGAGGCGGCTCCCGGATCAGACACCGAACGACTGTTGACGGCCAGGTTCGTCGACGCCTACGAGTCGGGGGATGTCGAGGCGCTGGTGGCCTTATTCACCGATGACGTGTTCGTCTCGATGCCGCCGATTCCACTCGAGTACGAAGGTCGGGACGCCGCGGCCCGGCTGTTCGGCGGCATCTTCAGCTCGGGACGCCGGGTCGACCTCGTGCCGACGCGGGCCAACGGTCAGCCGGCCTTTGCGGCGTACCTGCGCGCTGCCACCGGCAATCGGCACGCCGGCGGTCTGTTCGTGCTGACCCTGGCTGGCGGGCAGATCTGTGCGTTCACACGCTTCGACAGCAGCGTGTTCCCGTCATTCGGGCTGCCGCTCTCGCTCCCTGGCGCCGGAGGCGAGTAGGTACTGGCCGGTGGCGTAGGTGGACATCACCAGGACGCCGCGGCCGGGGAAGTCGCGGCCGGCCAGGCGCATGGCGATCAGCGCGTCGGAGATGAGGAACAGGGCGCCGCCGAGGCCGCTGCGCTTGCCGTGCCAGCCAGAGGCGACAGCGGTTGCCGTGAGCAACAATGCATAGGCTGCGACGGGGACTCGCTGGGAGCCGAGATCCTTTGACAGCAACGCGATCAGGGCGGCCCACAACGCGCCGTACGCGGCCAGTACTCGCCACGATTTCTCGCCGGGCTTGGTGAGGTACACGGCTAGGTAGCAGGCATGTGCTGCGGCGAAGGCGGCGATGCCGGCGAGTTGCAGGTCGGTCTCCAGCAGGAGGTCGCCGGCCGCCGACGCGAGCAGCGCGGCCTGGATCAGCGGGGGGATGTCCTCCTGCGTCCGCGTCCAGGAGAGCAGCAAGGGCATCAGCGTCACCTTGCTCGTCTGCTTCAGCAGTTTGATGTCGACGGCAACTGCTGCGACATGGATCGCCACCGCACCCCAGTACGCCGCCAATCGCCGCCGCCCGCTAGCCAGCTGTCCCAGCTTCATGCGCCGGAGTCTCCCGTACTCCGGTGTCGTACGGGCTAACCCTCGGTGACGAGCTTCAGACAGCGCCCGGGAACGCGACCGGCGCGCCGCCCCAATTGAGTTGGGTCGTCGACGTGGTGATCAGTGTCTGGATCGCCAGCGCACGGACCTGGTCCTGCTCGGCACCCTCGACCAGGTCGGCGTAGACGGCCGCCAGCCGGCGCTCGATCACCAGGATCAGGCTGCTCGCGGTCTGCGGGGTCGTTACGGCCAACGGCAGGTCGTACGCCGGTTCAGCGGCCACCGGCTTCTCGCCGGCCGCGGTGAGGAGGGCGGCGAGCTTGTCGCGCTGCCGACGGTGCTGCTCGTACAGCTCGTTCGCGGCCCGGAACTTCGCTCCAATGAGCTTGCCGCCGGCGACACCCACGCCGTACAGGGCAGCGTGCTCACCGGCCAGGGCCGCCTGGAGGGCTTCGACTTGGCTCACTGGGCGGCCTTCTTCTTGACGGTCAGCGACGTCGCCAGCTGGCTCTCGGCAGCGGCGACCATGGCGAGCAGGCGCGCATTGGGCCCGGACAGCTTGGCCGCGGCGATCGCGTGGGCGACGGACAGCTTCTGCTCCCTCGTAGCCAGGTCGGCCATCGCAGCCGCGGACCCCTTCGGCAGGGCAGGCAGTGGGGGAGCGGTGGCCGGCGCGGCCCCCGACGCCTCGTTGAGCTTCGCCAGATGCTGAGCGTGGTACTTCGCTGCGGTCGTGAGCTGGGTGCGCAGCGCGGGGTAGAGCTTGCTCGCCGCCGTCAGCCGCTGGGCGACTTGGGCCACCTGACCGGCCGCCGCGGACATGGCCGCGACCACTGCGGGGTCGGTGCTCGGCGTCGGCTTGCCGTCCGGGCCCTTGGTGCTGCCCTGCGTCTCGCCACCCCCGGCGCCTGGTTGAGCAGCGTCGTCCTTGCAGCCTGCGAGCAGGGCCGTAGTACCAGCTGACAGGGCAACTGTCCGCAGCGTGGTCCGTCTGGATACCAGCGCTGCCGACCAGCGAGTGAGGGGCTCAGGATCGTTCGGCATAGGCCGAAACCCTATCCCGAACGGAGGTATGTGCTCGGCCACTTCGGTGGGCCGGATATGGTGGGCTACTGCCCTCGGTCGGATCGCCGAGGTGCACGGCGCTGCAGAACGCGGTGTCACAACTGGAGAGAGAGGCAGGTCTACCTGTGAGCCGAAGGACTGACCACACGGACCCCGAGAGCCTCGAAAACTTCCTGCGCCCGATCGTCGCCCAGTTCGGTTGCGACCTCGAGGCCGCCGAAGTCACGCCGATCGGCAAGCGCCGGCTCCTGCGGGTGCTGGTGGATCGCGACGGCGGTATCAACCTGGACGACGTCGCCGACGTCACCCGGGCCATCTCGAAGGCGCTCGACGCCGACGAGGTGATGGGCAACAGCGCGTACACCCTCGAGGTGTCCAGCCCTGGTGTCGACCGGCCGCTGACGCTGCCGCGGCACTGGCAGCGCAACGTCACCCGCCTGGTCGAGGTCACCCTGGTGGCCGGCGGCAAGGTGACCGGCCGGATCAAGTCCGCCACCGACGAGGCGGCCGAGCTGGACGTCAAGGGCCGGCCGCGGACGATCGCGTACGGCGATGTCACCAAGGCCAAGATCCAGATCGAGTTCAACCGGCCAGCCGGCAACGACGAAGCAGAATCCGCCGCTGACGGCGTGCAAGAGGAGAACTGATGGATATCGACATGGCCGTCCTGCGGTCCCTGGAACGCGAGAAGGACATCGCGTTCGACATCGTGGTCGAGGCGATCGAGCAGGCGCTGCTGGTGGCGTACCACCGGACCGAGGGCGCTCAGCAGCAGGCCCGGGTCGAGCTGGACCGCAAGAGCGGGCACGTCACCGTGCTGGCCCGGGAGCTGGCCGAGGACGGCACGGTCGCGCGCGAGTTCGACGACACGCCGGCCGACTTCGGCCGGATCGCCGCCACCACGGCCAAGCAGGTCATCCTGCAGCGGCTGCGCGACGCCGAGGACGAGGTCCGGTACGGCGAGTTCGCGGGCAAGGAGGGCGACATCCTGTCGGGCATCGTCCAGCAGGGCCGCGACCCGCGCTCGGTGATGATCGACCTCGGCAAGATCGAGGCCGTACTGCCGGCGCCGGAGCAGGTGCCGGGGGAGAAGTACGAGCACGGCTCCCGGCTGCGGGTCTACGTGGTCGGCGTCCGCAAGGGCTTCAAGGGCCCGCAGATCACCGTCTCCCGGACCCACCCGAACCTGGTCAAGAAGCTGTTCGCGCTGGAGGTACCGGAGATCGCCGACGGCACCGTCGAGATCACCGCGATCGCGCGCGAGGCCGGGCACCGGACCAAGATCGCCGTCCGGACACTGAACCCGTCCGTGAACGGTAAGGGCGCCTGCATCGGCCCGATGGGCCAGCGGGTGCGCAACATCATGCACGAGCTGCACGGCGAGAAGATCGACATCATCGATCACAGCGACGACCCGGCGACGTTCGTCGGGAATGCGCTGTCGCCGGCCCAGGTTTCCTCTGTCGAGGTCATCGACGCGGCGGCACGCGCCGCGCGGGTCGTCGTACCGGACTATCAGCTGTCGCTCGCCATCGGCAAGGAGGGGCAGAACGCCCGCCTCGCGGCCCGGCTCACGGGCTGGCGGATCGACATCAGGCCGGATACGGATGTGACTCGTGAGGACGAGAAGGTAGACTGATCTCTCGGTCGGTCGACTGAGTCGTCACCACACCCTGAGGAACTGAAGATTCACACTGCAGACGCGCGCCCTGAGAGGGTTCAGGAACGCACCTGCATCGGGTGTCGGAAGCGGGACAGTCCGGCTGATCTGCTGCGGATGACGGTTTCCGGAGGACGTGTCCTCCCGGATCCCGGCCATCGGGCACCCGGCCGCGGGGCGCATCTGCACCCGGTGACCGAGTGTCTCGACCTGGCCGAGCGGCGAAAGGCGTTCCCACGGGCCTTCAAGGTCCCGGGTCCGCTTGATCTTTCGCTCGTACGGGCACAGGTGGAGCAGTGAGCTGTAACAAGAAGTGCGGCCGCCCGGCCGCCCATGGCTTCGGCCATGAAGTACCGGTTCAGAGGCATGAAGGCGGGTCATCGACTCATGACTACTCGATGAGTGTCCAAAAGTGATGGATACACAGCGATGAGTGCAATGCGATGAGCATGTACGTCAGCTAACGGTCCGCGCCCCCAAGGCTCGGACCAGAGGGAGAGTAGTGGCAAAGGTCCGAGTCTACGAGCTCGCGAAAGAGCTCGGAGTTACCAGCAAGGTCGTCCTGACCAGGCTGAACGACATGGGAGAGTTCGTCCGATCGGCGTCCTCGACGATCGAGGCACCCGTCGTCCGACGGTTGGCGGAAGAGTTCGAGAAGAACCCGCCGAAGAAGCGCGCGGCCAAGACGGCCGCCGCCAGCACCTCAGCAGCGCCGCAGGCGACCGCACCGGTCACCCCGGCCGCGCCGAAGGCACCGAGCGCTGAGTCCAGCGCGCCGGCCCCGGCCGCGCCGGCTGCTCCGGTCAAGGCTGAGCCCACGGTGGTTGAGACCGCCGCGAGCACGGCTACGTCCGGCGCCGAGGTCACCGAGTCGGCCACACCGGCCGCCTCCACCCCGGCCCCGGCAGCTGCCGAGACCAGCACGTCCGCCCCGGCACCGGCTCCGGCCCGCCCGGCGGGCTCTGCGCCGTCCCCGGCCCGTCCGGGTCCGCGGCCTGGCCCCAAGCCCGGTCCGCGCCAGGAGACCCCGGCCGCTCCGGCGTTCGAGGCTCCGGCGGCCAAGGCTGCCGAGGCTCCGGCCGCTCCGGCACCTGCTGCTCCGGTGGCAGAGGCTCCGGCCGTACAGGAAGCACCCGCAGTAGAGGCTCCTGCCGCCTCCGCGGCGCCGTCGGCTCCGGCCGGTCAGCGTCCCGGCCCGGCAGCACCGCGTCCGTCGGGTGACTCCGCACGTCCGGCACCGCGTCCCGCGGGTCCGGGCGGCAACGCTCCGCGTCCTGGTGGCGCGCCGCGTCCGGGTGGTGCCCCCCGTCCGGGTGGCGCACCGCGTCCGGGAGCTCCCGGTGGCGACCGTGGTGGTCGTCCGGGTGCACCGCGTCCGGGCAACAACCCCTTCAGCTCGACCCAGGGCATGCAGCGCGGTGGCGCACGTCCGGGTCCGGGTGGCGCTCCGGCGGCCCCGGCCCAGGG
This region includes:
- a CDS encoding YchJ family protein, coding for MVKRTACPCGLDAVYADCCGGIHDGRRQAATAEQLMRSRYSAFAVRDAQYLLRSWYSATRPRELHLEDDIEWTSLEILNTTAGTAFHTEGTVEFRANYIADSQPGDQSENSHFVRENGNWVYDGPVS
- a CDS encoding SDR family NAD(P)-dependent oxidoreductase, with protein sequence MMLKDKVAVVYGAGGGIGGAVARAFALEGARVFLTGRRLASVQAVAKDLEGAEAAEVDALDERAIDSHLDSVVAKAGRVDISFNAVGFPNATIVGVPLTELAAEHFSQPLTEYGLSYFLTARLAARRMVAQESGVIMTVTALHSRTGLPLVGGYGPAMAAKEALTRDLSAELAQYGVRVVGLRPQGMPETRTIKDAFKPRAKATGLTWDQWLDLLAARTHPRRLMTLEEMASLAAFIASDKASGLTGTTVNLTMGSLDD
- a CDS encoding sigma-70 family RNA polymerase sigma factor — encoded protein: MTQELIGRARAGDGTAFRELTEPYRRELQVHCYRMLGSLQDAEDALQDTLLAAWRGLDRYEGRASLRTWLYRIATNRCLNARRSASRRPAEEWNMPSVEPPAPTRYGEVAWLEPFPDALLDGVVAPGPESSFEQGEAISLAFVAAVQALPPRQVAVLILRDVLGFRASEVAGMLDTTVESVNSALKRARSGLRQRLPEREAAPGSDTERLLTARFVDAYESGDVEALVALFTDDVFVSMPPIPLEYEGRDAAARLFGGIFSSGRRVDLVPTRANGQPAFAAYLRAATGNRHAGGLFVLTLAGGQICAFTRFDSSVFPSFGLPLSLPGAGGE
- a CDS encoding lysoplasmalogenase, which gives rise to MKLGQLASGRRRLAAYWGAVAIHVAAVAVDIKLLKQTSKVTLMPLLLSWTRTQEDIPPLIQAALLASAAGDLLLETDLQLAGIAAFAAAHACYLAVYLTKPGEKSWRVLAAYGALWAALIALLSKDLGSQRVPVAAYALLLTATAVASGWHGKRSGLGGALFLISDALIAMRLAGRDFPGRGVLVMSTYATGQYLLASGARERERQPE
- a CDS encoding ferritin-like domain-containing protein; this encodes MSQVEALQAALAGEHAALYGVGVAGGKLIGAKFRAANELYEQHRRQRDKLAALLTAAGEKPVAAEPAYDLPLAVTTPQTASSLILVIERRLAAVYADLVEGAEQDQVRALAIQTLITTSTTQLNWGGAPVAFPGAV
- a CDS encoding cell division protein FtsK, whose protein sequence is MPNDPEPLTRWSAALVSRRTTLRTVALSAGTTALLAGCKDDAAQPGAGGGETQGSTKGPDGKPTPSTDPAVVAAMSAAAGQVAQVAQRLTAASKLYPALRTQLTTAAKYHAQHLAKLNEASGAAPATAPPLPALPKGSAAAMADLATREQKLSVAHAIAAAKLSGPNARLLAMVAAAESQLATSLTVKKKAAQ
- the rimP gene encoding ribosome maturation factor RimP, whose amino-acid sequence is MSRRTDHTDPESLENFLRPIVAQFGCDLEAAEVTPIGKRRLLRVLVDRDGGINLDDVADVTRAISKALDADEVMGNSAYTLEVSSPGVDRPLTLPRHWQRNVTRLVEVTLVAGGKVTGRIKSATDEAAELDVKGRPRTIAYGDVTKAKIQIEFNRPAGNDEAESAADGVQEEN
- the nusA gene encoding transcription termination factor NusA, yielding MDIDMAVLRSLEREKDIAFDIVVEAIEQALLVAYHRTEGAQQQARVELDRKSGHVTVLARELAEDGTVAREFDDTPADFGRIAATTAKQVILQRLRDAEDEVRYGEFAGKEGDILSGIVQQGRDPRSVMIDLGKIEAVLPAPEQVPGEKYEHGSRLRVYVVGVRKGFKGPQITVSRTHPNLVKKLFALEVPEIADGTVEITAIAREAGHRTKIAVRTLNPSVNGKGACIGPMGQRVRNIMHELHGEKIDIIDHSDDPATFVGNALSPAQVSSVEVIDAAARAARVVVPDYQLSLAIGKEGQNARLAARLTGWRIDIRPDTDVTREDEKVD
- a CDS encoding YlxR family protein, coding for MGCRKRDSPADLLRMTVSGGRVLPDPGHRAPGRGAHLHPVTECLDLAERRKAFPRAFKVPGPLDLSLVRAQVEQ